TTTATTTTCATTTTTAAATCAAAGGAGAAAACAACATGAATACACGCAATGGTATGTTCGGTGAATTTGGAGGGCAGTACGTACCCGACTTTTTACTGCCCGCTCTGGAAGAAGTAGCTGCTGCTTACGAAAAAATCCGCCAAACGGAATCGTTCCAAGCGGAATTCGCTAACTATCTGCGCCAATATGTCGGCCGCCCCTCTCTCTTGTATGCCGCGGAAAACCTCTCGCGTCATCTTGGTGGCGCCACGATCTATCTCAAGCGTGAAGACTTAAACCATACAGGCTCCCATAAAATCAACAACGCCCTCGGCCAAGCCCTCTTGGCCCGCAGCATGGGTAAAAAGCACTTAATCGCCGAGACTGGCGCCGGCCAACACGGCGTAGCCACTGCTACTGTCGCCGCTTTATTCGGCATGCAATGCACCGTTTTCATGGGCGAAGAAGACGTAGCGCGTCAAGAATTAAACGTATTCCGCATGCGCGCCCTCGGCGCCGAAGTCGTTTCCGTCACCCGGGGCACGCGCACCCTCAAAGACGCTGTCGATGCAGCCTTGGAATATTGGGTAGAACATTTGACCGATACTTTTTATCTTCTGGGCTCCGCCGTCGGTCCGCATCCATATCCTTTGATGGTTCGCGACTTCCAGGAAATCATCGGACGTGAAGCCCGGCAGCAGATGTTGGAAACCGCAGGCCGCCTGCCGGACAGCATCGTCGCCTGCGTCGGCGGCGGCAGCAACGCCATCGGTCTTTTTGCCGCTTTCTTAGAGGACCAATCCGTAAAAATCTACGGCGCCGAAGCCGCCGGTAAAGGCGTAAATACGCCCGACCACGCCGCTACGCTTACTTTAGGCCGCCCCGGCGTCCTGCACGGCTTCCGCAGCTATGTCCTGCAAGATGAAAAAGACGAAGTTCTCCCAGTCTATTCCATTTCCGCCGGTCTAGACTACCCCGGCGTAGGACCGGAACACGCCCATCTTAAAGACATCGGCCGCGTCAACTACCAAGCCGTCACCGACCAGGAAGCGCTGGATGCTTTCTTCCTCCTGAGTCGCACCGAAGGCATCATCCCCGCCCTAGAAAGTTCCCACGCTCTGGCTCTGGCCTGCAAACTCGCCAAAGAACACGGCCCAGAGCACTTGCTTCTTGTCAACCTCTCCGGCCGCGGCGACAAAGACGCCGCCCAAGTAGCTGCCATTACAGGGATGTGATAGAACAGACCCGACGGAAGGTCCGGAACACAGAGTAACTGAGTAACAGAGGAAAACAGAGAATATCTTTTTATTATTTATAGGGAGCCTGTGATTTCATGAGGGCTTCGCCGAGGCGAAGAATATTTTCACCAGGAAAGAAAGAAAACGCAGGCATAGCGGGGCTATGCCGAGTATTTCTGACGACGCCTGGCGGAAAGAGGCTCGTCTCGGCGGAGATGCTCATAAATCATAGGTGACCACTAAGGAAGCGCCAGGCTGTCTCGGAAACGATGATGTTCTGGCGCGATATTTTTTTTAAATCAAAAAGACCAACAAGCTCCTGCGGCTTCGCCTCTTCCAACGAGGGAAGCAACCCGGCCAGCCACGCCAATAAACCAATAATCTTTTCCGCCCTTACACCACCTTCTCGTAACGCGGCTACAGCTAGAGCGCCGTGTCGCTTGGACAGCCGCACTCCCTTTGCATCCACTAAAAGCGGCACATGAGAAAACGTGGGCGCTTCATAGCCCAGCAAGCGATATAAATACAACTGCCTCGGTGTGGAGGAAAGCAAATCAGCACCGCGCAACACATGCGTGATGCCCATCAGCGCATCATCTACCACGACTGCTAACTGATAGGCATGGACGCCATCAGATCGACGAACGACAAAGTCGCCGCACTCTTGCCGTAAGTTTTGCCGTACCAAACCATATACGCCGTCTTCAAAAACAAGATCTTCCGCCGGCACTTTTAGCCGCAATGACGGCTTCTTAGTAAACTTATTCTCCGCTACCCCCTCAACGCAAGTTCCCGGATAAATGCGCTCGCCATCTTCGCCATGCGGCGCAGATGCTGCCAACTCCGCTCGCGTGCAATAGCACGGATAAATCAGCTCCTGCCGTCGCAGCCGCTGCAGTGCTTCTTCGTACAAACCACGGCGTGCATCTTGCTCATAAGGTCCATAAGCGCCCTCC
This genomic window from uncultured Anaeromusa sp. contains:
- the trpB gene encoding tryptophan synthase subunit beta, whose translation is MNTRNGMFGEFGGQYVPDFLLPALEEVAAAYEKIRQTESFQAEFANYLRQYVGRPSLLYAAENLSRHLGGATIYLKREDLNHTGSHKINNALGQALLARSMGKKHLIAETGAGQHGVATATVAALFGMQCTVFMGEEDVARQELNVFRMRALGAEVVSVTRGTRTLKDAVDAALEYWVEHLTDTFYLLGSAVGPHPYPLMVRDFQEIIGREARQQMLETAGRLPDSIVACVGGGSNAIGLFAAFLEDQSVKIYGAEAAGKGVNTPDHAATLTLGRPGVLHGFRSYVLQDEKDEVLPVYSISAGLDYPGVGPEHAHLKDIGRVNYQAVTDQEALDAFFLLSRTEGIIPALESSHALALACKLAKEHGPEHLLLVNLSGRGDKDAAQVAAITGM
- the gluQRS gene encoding tRNA glutamyl-Q(34) synthetase GluQRS translates to MIKIMRGRFAPSPTGQMHLGNAWTALLAWLQVRAGKGQLVLRMEDLDPERSREEYVQGLEADLRWLGLDWDEGGGLEGAYGPYEQDARRGLYEEALQRLRRQELIYPCYCTRAELAASAPHGEDGERIYPGTCVEGVAENKFTKKPSLRLKVPAEDLVFEDGVYGLVRQNLRQECGDFVVRRSDGVHAYQLAVVVDDALMGITHVLRGADLLSSTPRQLYLYRLLGYEAPTFSHVPLLVDAKGVRLSKRHGALAVAALREGGVRAEKIIGLLAWLAGLLPSLEEAKPQELVGLFDLKKISRQNIIVSETAWRFLSGHL